A genomic stretch from Megachile rotundata isolate GNS110a chromosome 1, iyMegRotu1, whole genome shotgun sequence includes:
- the Col4a1 gene encoding collagen type IV alpha 1 — MTRLGLRFVASAVFLAGIVSGQYNHTSWSSNPPPVVPLGRGDIGKPNSSDEEYLSPRWRTFLSNEGSEEADRRNFESYDRNYDDGYNKYPDNGEYGQRSGTDDSGRYQGSYGGDRRTYGQSQGQENLNPYNQGAADPYGGSRGYEDAYGRGAGGGQGSRDPYGDGYEENRGSGSGYDRGSTGYTGYSQSQGGYSQSQGGYSQRQGGGYAQGQGGYGAAGSSDNYPSSYSLVPIPGQSPPKNCTGSACCVPKCFAEKGSRGAPGIMGPQGPKGQRGFPGTEGLLGPKGEKGDPGPQGPRGPKGDRGKMGMPGFPGINGVPGVQGPPGSPGYPGRDGCNGTDGEPGVRGLPGEPGPRGFRGAPGPKGHKGEPAYVGLMPTGQKGEPGIDGVRGPPGPPGPQGERGISGPKGERGPYGAPGISGAKGQKGNMGLGFEGAKGDKGQKGQPGPPGPPGPDIPFVGIPSQVSGEKGEPGEKGDKGDVGLEGQKGEPGLMGDHGIPGTPGGKGEKGLPGAPGIRGRDGFSGPPGPPGRKGDRGYDGLDGIPGRPGKKGEPGRDGPMGTPGLRGPPGPPGGGKGTPGPPGPKGPQGFPGPTGPRGADGYPGDPGPRGPIGLVGGPGSPGIPGPEGLPGEKGAKGEPGITGFPGPIGPRGFDGPPGPPGPRGLQGEKGLSIVGPKGMDGAPGLDGEKGQKGERGYSGPRGFPGDSLDGIPGSPGEPGLPGEPGNPGKDGIPGYPGPAGEKGDAGGRCQDCFPGLPGLKGDRGLDGSPGLTGPRGPPGERGFPGEPGSDGLPGQIGPPGLPGKDGIPGSAGPQGEPGAPAYFSESQVKLEKGEKGIRGEPGRMGPPGPEGPPGEKGALGFEGFPGSKGTAGDRGFPGQDGIPGRPGNPGRKGESGLTLKGEPGSPGQRGLEGQKGEPGLYGQKGEPGACPPLNLTMDLKGDRGAPGEKGEPGPPGRDGLSGDKGLQGLSGPPGPPGPIGAPGPVGPRGLPGPRGDKGNMGPMGFPGEPGREGPRGFSGAPAPKGDKGEPGISVKGSPGLPGPPGDKGEKGLPGPPGKEGQDGLPGLQGLPGEKGDVGNPGISGLPGAPGEKGDTGPIGPRGPPGVAGIPGVDGMKGEPGLPGEPGKAGLPGFPGAKGDRGEPGIDGPKGYPGRRGPPGLQGRPGAEGGPGLKGERGEKGLPGFAGFPGMDGRPGPPGLPGPKGDDGFPGPPGPSGPIGLEGLKGDRGPPGLPGRKGEPGQVSEKGQKGEPGIPGIRGPPGPAGRDGIDGVKGEAGIPGIGRDGLPGPKGEPGIPGRDGLPGLQGQKGDTGVRGFPGPKGDFGPPGAPGEPGTPGIDGLPGERGDVGPPGPIGFPGLDGEMGAPGRPGLNGVKGERGYPGAVGLPGIPGGAGEKGDRGPPGPTVQVKGEKGEPGIPGRQGIPGEKGDRGLEGLAGYDGEKGDRGAPGPVGNPGPPGHMGPKGDEGPRGPSGLPGLTIKGEKGLPGMPGKHGREGIPGRPGEKGEQGLPGLPGHKGDQGPYGPIGPEGEKGDMGPAGLPGTPGRDGLPGLEGMPGLPGEKGDKGDMGPQGLPGAPGQKGDTGFPGLNGLDGLPGEKGDRGWDGVNGSPGGPGEKGDRGYPGPTGIVGIVGYPGEKGDKGEDCLEPPMGPKGDRGYPGPPGPPGPPGEKGLPGPEGFPGINGIKGSTGLPGPPGPTGLPGPPGPTGPSGLPGMQGPVGLPGPAGEPGQPCDVVPDYLTGILLVRHSQSQSVPVCEPGHIKLWEGYSLLYTDGDERAHSQDLGYAGSCVRKFSTMPFLFCDVNNVCHYASRNDRSYWLSTNSPIPMMPVEETAIEEYISRCVVCEVPANVLAVHSQSLSIPECPQGWTGLWIGYSFVMHTGAGSQGGGQSLSSPGSCLEDFRATPFIECNGAKGHCHYYANEFSFWMASIEDRQQFQRPEKQTLKAGNLRSRISRCQVCIKNT; from the exons GTGGAGACCGAAGGACCTACGGTCAGAGCCAAGGACAGGAAAATTTGAATCCTTATAACCAAGGTGCTGCCGATCCTTATGGAGGCTCTCGAGGTTATGAAGATGCTTACGGTAGAGGAGCTGGAGGTGGACAAGGCTCTAGAGATCCTTATGGTGATGGTTACGAAGAAAATCGCGGATCCGGAAGCGGTTATGACCGAGGTTCCACTGGTTATACAGGATACTCGCAAAGTCAAGGAGGATACTCGCAGAGTCAAGGAGGATATTCGCAAAGGCAAGGAGGTGGATACGCGCAAGGTCAAGGAGGATACGGTGCAGCTGGAAGTTCGGACAATTATCCGAGCAGCTATTCGCTTGTGCCTATTCCAGGACAATCTCCACCAAAGAATTGCACCGGATCTGCTTGTTGTGTGCCGAAATGTTTTGCGGAGAAAGGCTCAAGG GGTGCACCAGGGATAATGGGGCCACAAGGTCCTAAAGGTCAAAGAGGATTTCCTGGAACAGAAGGTCTTCTAGGACCGAAAGGAGAGAAAGGTGACCCTGGTCCCCAAGGACCACGTGGACCGAAAGGTGATAGA GGAAAAATGGGTATGCCCGGTTTTCCCGGTATAAATGGTGTTCCTGGAGTTCAAGGACCGCCTGGATCCCCTGGATATCCTGGTCGTGATGGATGCAACGGAACAGAT GGTGAACCTGGTGTTCGAGGTCTTCCTGGAGAACCGGGACCTCGTGGTTTTCGTGGTGCTCCAGGTCCAAAAGGACACAAAGGTGAACCAGCGTACGTTGGTCTGATGCCTACTGGTCAGAAAGGAGAACCAGGTATTGATGGTGTGAGAGGACCTCCAGGTCCACCTGGACCTCAAGGTGAACGAGGAATATCTGGACCGAAAGGTGAACGTGGTCCTTAT GGTGCACCAGGAATAAGTGGCGCAAAAGGACAAAAAGGAAATATGGGTCTCGGATTTGAGGGTGCGAAAGGTGACAAAGGTCAGAAGGGACAGCCAGGACCTCCAGGTCCACCTGGTCCTGATATACCATTTGTGGGAATACCATCGCAAGTGTCAGGCGAAAAAGGAGAACCTGGTGAAAAGGGAGATAag GGTGATGTGGGACTGGAAGGGCAAAAAGGAGAACCAGGTTTGATGGGAGATCATGGTATACCTGGAACTCCAGGCGGGAAAGGAGAGAAAGGTCTTCCAGGAGCTCCTGGCATTCGT GGTAGGGATGGTTTCTCCGGACCCCCAGGTCCACCTGGACGCAAAGGTGATCGAGGTTACGATGGATTAGACGGAATTCCAGGTCGTCCTGGTAAAAAGGGAGAACCAGGTCGAGATGGACCTATGGGCACTCCAGGATTACGAGGACCTCCAGGTCCACCAGGA GGTGGTAAAGGTACACCAGGTCCCCCAGGACCAAAAGGACCTCAAGGTTTTCCAGGTCCAACTGGACCTCGTGGTGCTGATGGATACCCGGGAGATCCGGGTCCAAGAGGTCCTATAGGATTGGTTGGTGGTCCTGGTTCGCCAGGTATACCAGGTCCCGAAGGATTACCAGGAGAAAAAGGTGCGAAAGGAGAGCCTGGAATCACAGGATTCCCGGGACCAATAGGACCTAGAGGATTTGATGGTCCTCCTGGTCCACCCGGTCCACGGGGACTTCAAGGAGAGAAAGGATTATCGATTgtg GGTCCTAAAGGAATGGACGGGGCACCAGGTTTAGATGGAGAGAAAGGGCAAAAAGGAGAACGTGGTTATTCAGGACCGCGCGGATTCCCAGGAGATTCTCTGGACGGAATTCCTGGATCACCAGGTGAACCAGGTTTACCTGGAGAGCCGGGAAATCCAGGAAAAGACGGTATTCCAGGTTATCCAGGACCTGCAGGTGAAAAGGGAGACGCAGGCGGACGTTGTCAGGATTGTTTCCCAGGATTACCAGGACTTAAAGGAGATCGCGGTTTAGATGGTAGTCCCGGTCTTACTGGACCACGTGGACCACCAGGAGAACGTGGTTTTCCTGGAGAACCAGGTTCTGATGGACTACCGGGACAAATTGGACCACCAGGACTACCG GGCAAGGATGGTATTCCTGGTTCAGCGGGTCCCCAAGGTGAACCAGGTGCACCAGCATACTTTTCAGAAAGTCAAGTTAAGTTAGAAAAAGGCGAAAAGGGTATACGAGGTGAACCAGGAAGAATGGGTCCACCAGGTCCGGAGGGTCCTCCTGGAGAAAAAGGTGCACTCGGTTTTGAAGGATTTCCAGGCAGTAAGGGTACTGCT GGAGACCGCGGATTCCCTGGACAAGACGGTATTCCTGGCAGACCAGGAAATCCAGGACGAAAAGGAGAAAGTGGTCTGACTCTGAAAGGAGAACCTGGATCACCGGGTCAAAGAGGTCTAGAAGGACAGAAGGGTGAACCCGGTTTATACGGACAAAAAGGAGAACCTG GTGCATGTCCGCCACTGAATTTGACAATGGATTTGAAGGGTGATAGAGGTGCTCCTGGCGAAAAAGGAGAACCTGGACCACCAGGAAGGGATGGATTAAGTGGTGATAAAGGCTTGCAAGGTCTTTCA GGACCTCCCGGTCCTCCTGGACCAATAGGTGCGCCTGGACCAGTTGGGCCACGAGGATTACCTGGTCCTCGCGGAGACAAGGGTAATATGGGACCTATGGGTTTCCCTGGTGAGCCAGGACGTGAAGGGCCCCGGGGTTTCTCTGGTGCTCCAGCACCGAAAGGAGATAAGGGTGAACCTGGAATATCGGTTAAGGGTAGTCCCGGCTTGCCTGGCCCACCAGGAGACAAAGGAGAGAAAGGTTTACCAGGACCACCAGGAAAAGAAGGACAGGATGGTCTGCCAGGTCTACAAGGATTACCAGGCGAAAAGGGCGACGTTGGAAATCCAGGAATAAGTGGTTTACCTGGCGCACCTGGAGAGAAAGGAGATACTGGACCAATTGGACCTCGAGGTCCTCCTGGTGTAGCAGGAATTCCTGGTGTAGATGGAATGAAAG GTGAACCAGGATTACCAGGAGAGCCAGGTAAAGCTGGTCTTCCAGGATTCCCTGGTGCGAAAGGTGATCGAGGCGAACCAGGTATCGATGGACCGAAAGGTTATCCTGGCAGACGAGGACCACCTGGATTACAAGGAAGACCTGGAGCAGAGGGTGGACCTGGATTAAAGGGAGAACGAGGTGAAAAAGGTTTGCCTGGTTTCGCTGGATTCCCTGGCATGGATGGAAGACCTGGACCACCTGGTTTACCAGGACCTAAAGGAGACGACGGCTTCCCTGGCCCTCCAGGTCCTTCGGGTCCAATAGGATTGGAAGGACTTAAAGGTGATCGAGGACCACCAGGTTTGCCA GGTCGTAAGGGAGAACCGGGTCAGGTATCAGAGAAAGGTCAAAAAGGTGAACCAGGCATACCAGGGATCCGTGGTCCACCGGGTCCCGCTGGTAGAGATGGTATCGATGGCGTTAAAGGAGAAGCTGGAATACCTGGCATTGGTCGTGATGGATTACCTGGACCGAAGGGCGAACCTGGTATACCAGGTCGTGATGGATTGCCTGGACTTCAAGGACAAAAAGGAGACACAGGAGTTAGAGGATTCCCTGGGCCTAAAGGAGATTTT GGTCCACCAGGTGCACCGGGTGAACCAGGAACACCTGGAATCGATGGTTTACCTGGCGAACGTGGTGATGTTGGCCCCCCTGGGCCTATTGGATTCCCTGGTTTGGATGGTGAAATGGGAGCCCCAGGACGTCCTGGACTTAACGGCGTTAAGGGAGAGCGTGGTTATCCAG GTGCTGTTGGTCTTCCTGGCATTCCCGGTGGCGCCGGAGAGAAAGGTGACCGTGGACCACCTGGACCAACGGTTCAGGTGAAAGGCGAGAAAGGTGAACCTGGAATACCTGGACGTCAAGGTATACCGGGAGAGAAAGGTGATCGTGGCTTAGAAGGTCTTGCTGGATACGATGGTGAAAAAGGAGACCGTGGTGCACCAGGTCCAGTTGGAAATCCAGGACCACCAGGACATATGGGTCCCAAAG GTGATGAAGGACCTCGCGGACCTTCCGGTTTGCCAGGATTGACTATCAAAGGTGAAAAAGGTTTACCAGGAATGCCAGGAAAACACGGCAGAGAAGGAATACCAGGACGACCGGGAGAGAAAGGAGAGCAAGGATTACCTGGTTTACCTGGTCACAAAGGAGATCAAGGTCCTTATGGTCCTATTGGTCCAGAGGGTGAAAAGGGTGATATGGGTCCTGCGGGTCTTCCTGGTACTCCAGGTCGCGACGGACTTCCAGGCCTCGAAGGCATGCCAGGTTTGCCGGGTGAGAAAGGTGATAAAGGAGATATGGGTCCACAAGGATTACCTGGTGCTCCAGGACAAAAAGGAGACACAGGATTCCCAG GACTGAACGGATTGGACGGACTTCCTGGAGAGAAGGGTGACAGAGGCTGGGATGGAGTGAATGGATCTCCTGGAGGACCTGGAGAGAAGGGTGACAGAGGATACCCGGGTCCAACAGGAATAGTCGGTATTGTTGGATATCCAGGTGAAAAAGGTGATAAGGGCGAGGACTGTCTTGAACCTCCAATGGGACCAAAAGGAGATCGTGGATACCCAG gaCCTCCTGGTCCACCAGGACCACCAGGAGAAAAGGGACTTCCAGGACCAGAAGGATTCCCAGGAATAAACGGAATAAAGGGTTCAACGGGACTTCCAGGACCTCCAGGTCCAACTGGTTTGCCAGGTCCACCAGGTCCTACCGGTCCAAGTGGCTTGCCAGGAATGCAAGGACCTGTAGGACTTCCAGGACCTGCTGGTGAACCTGGACAACCGTGTGACGTGGTACCTGATTATCTCACTGGTATCTTATTGGTCAGACACAGTCAAAGCCAATCGGTGCCAGTTTGTGAACCAGGACATATAAAACTCTGGGAAGGTTACAGCTTACTGTACACAGATGGCGATGAAAGAGCACATTCGCAAGATCTAG GTTACGCCGGCTCGTGTGTAAGAAAGTTCTCGACGATGCCGTTCCTCTTCTGCGACGTCAACAACGTTTGCCATTACGCCAGCCGCAACGATCGTTCTTACTGGCTGTCGACCAATAGTCCAATTCCCATGATGCCTGTTGAGGAAACGGCGATAGAAGAATATATCTCCAG GTGTGTGGTATGTGAAGTTCCAGCGAATGTATTAGCAGTGCACAGTCAGTCATTGAGCATTCCAGAGTGTCCACAAGGTTGGACCGGTCTTTGGATTGGATACAGTTTCGTCATG CACACGGGTGCCGGTTCCCAAGGTGGAGGACAATCCCTGTCTAGTCCTGGATCGTGCCTGGAGGACTTCCGTGCGACGCCGTTCATCGAGTGCAACGGCGCCAAAGGACACTGCCATTATTACGCGAACGAGTTCAGCTTTTGGATGGCCAGCATCGAAGATAGGCAACAATTCCAAAGGCCCGAAAAACAGACCTTGAAGGCAGGCAACCTCAGGTCTCGAATAAGTCGCTGCCAAGTGTGTATAAAGAACACGTAA